The region AAACACTACTGCAGCAACAGAGATCAACGCCTTGTTGAATCAAACTGGCCTCACTGACTGAATtcagtttaaatgtatttttgcacattGTTTCATGTATTTGGGTCATACAGAGTCCTCGGTGGTTTGCAGTAATATCTCGTTATACCTTCCACGGCTGCAATCTTACTAAACTGAGACAATCAATGACAGCAAGCAGCAGTACACATCAAATCCAATTTGAGGATAATAATGGAACAAAACGTGTCGCTAATGTCTAATTATGATAATGGTGGCATTTATTGTCTAACGTGCAGTCGTACACTTCTGTAAATTAGCTGCAGTGATCTTACCTGCTGTTAGTGTTTCTCAGTTTCAGCCGCAGACCATTGTGGAGTTTCAATTCGCAAATTTTTCACAGGCACCTTTCAATGTTTTTTATAACCTATGAAAGCGTATAACTGCTACACCCTAACAacactgttgttttgtatttcaaatcTTCAACCGATCACAGACAACACAAAGACCCGCCTATGTCCCCGCCCACCTGGAGTAAACCACCAATCAGAGGCCGCAGACGGAGCACGTGGTTTGATTTGATTCCAGTAGTAAAGCTCAAAGTGTTGTCAAGACAACTACTGCCCAGTCcagtaggtggcggtaatgTGCTGCGCCGCATTTAATAAtcggagaagaagaagaagaaaactgccGTTAAAGTTTATGTTGTTCGCTCTGTTATGCGTCAGTTCGCACGTCTTCCCAGCTGTCTGAAGTGCATTACTGATGAATGAACTTTTTACAAGACGCAAAAAACACGGAAGTAGTGAGGAATCCGTCCTGTTTATCGGACAACTGCACTGAAAGTAGATGTTTCttgatacatttacatattcGTGGAGTGTGTAGTTCTGCGGCTTTTGATACGTGTTATCGTACTGTAGTAACAGGGTACCACAAAAACCCCTTGACAGAAACATtgatgtgtctttgtctctattttttaatcacttttagCGGTGGCCAACTTCTTTACCTTCACTTACTGTAGTATTAGTAGCAGTACTGCGAGTTCTTGAGCAAAATCTAACTGAGTAGTTGCATATTAACATGTGCACTAAATGTGGAGATATTATTGATGCTCTTTGAACATGTCCCTGTCAGGACATCATAAGAAAAGACCCATCAAAGCAAAAAGTTATAGACTTATGGATATTCACTTTTAGATTTGTGGGTAATATAGAGAGAGTAACCTTTGTGTATTTGGGCTCTAGAAACTTCATTCAGATACAAGACAAACTCCATAAAAAGCATCAGGGCAAGAAATTCAACCTTCACTTTCTAGCTGTGAGGCCATAAAGAGATTGTCACCGTGCCAAAACTGAATGTTTCTCTTCATGGGAAGGGTTACCCTAACCATACTTCAATTTAGTTCTGATTTGTAGAATCACAATAGATTAACATTGCAGCCATGGAACTGAGCATCGCCCAGAAGTTTTCCTTCGCTCTGATGTTATAAGATGTACAAAAGGGCCAGTGGCCTGAACCCCTCACACcagtttttttcacagcaggtaCACAGCAAAGTATATGATATTCCTGCAGGATACTTGAACAAGACAGTGGTGagtgtatatttatatactaGGCTACTCATATTCGTCCTGTTCATCTGTGGCATTCTGTCCAATATCCAAGTATTACATTGCTGTTGTGATATTTCTAATCTTTGAAAATGTCTTGTTGGACTACTATGCTTTGTTATTTATCACAATATTGCACTTCAGCGGGGTccacatttcagtgtttgaatgaAGATGAGGAGACAGTCAGTGGAACAAAATAGCCAATTGATTTTTACTGTAGCTGTTGGACGAATTAGGAAGAATAATAAGTACATCTAAAATGTGCAGCTCACTTCTGTAACAGCGCCACCCACTGTTCACTGGCTTAAATTGGTCACAAAACATTACTCCCTCTTTTCCAGAAGATGGTGCAGTTACTCTACTGACGTTACAAGCCTGTGTATCAATGTGTAGCTGTGTTACATAAAGCGTGGCAGCTCTGATGACTCTGTGACTTTTTAATTGATTCTTACAGTCCTCTTAAGTTCAGTGTAATGGAAGTTACACTTTAGTAGAAATATCCTGCTCAttcatgatgtttttattttcagacctCATTCCCTTCCTAATGAGGGAGCCACTGGTGACTGACTGTATGAGAACAAGTCAATGGCCACTGCCCAAAGTGATCCAACGATTAGGTTTAAGTAGGTTTGAATGTGACTTTTTCTGGCCAATTGTTTTTTCACCACGCTTCTAGGTATCTATATATCTGCGTAATGGGACCACACACTGCCTCAGTATATGATTTGTATTCATGACACTCACGCGGTCATTTTTCATACAGTAATTACAGTCATTTGCTACTGTCCCTGCACCTTTTCTTGTCTGCAGGTCAACACCAGTGGATCCCTGCGTGTAAAACGCAGTGAGGCtcgtgtttttgttgttgtaaagtGGAAGCATGAATGCTTCATCCTGCGCACTTGAGCCGTGATACGGGAGGTGGGGAGGGCCCTCGGGGCGAGCACACCCCTTACCGCCTGTGTCAGAGTATTTCAGAACAGAGGCCAGCATTTAGTCATTCTGCAtgaaagctgcacacacacacacacacacacacacacatacacacacactagtctGTCCAAGTCCACTCCAACTCGTGGACTATAGGAGGATATTTCTCTTGTTTCCTGCGGATCCGAGGACCacgatttgtttttctttctccattctCGTAGAAGCTGTGCGTCGTGACCACAGGACACTTTTACGCACGGTTTAACGCTCGCAAGGACAATGCCTCGATCTTTCTTGGTCAAAAAGTACTTCGCCAAGCAAAAGCCAAACTACAGTGAACTGGAATGTCAGAATGGTGAGTTGAGaggactttttattttcttgtgtgaGTTATGAAAGCATCCTTACATAAGTGCGCAGACTAGATAGAAAGCCACCTGTTTTCTTAAGTGTCGCTGGAAACTTTTAGTTAAATGTTGCTACATTTTGGAAACACactgttttgtgctttttgtgccTGGTTCAACCACAAACCCGGCTACTCCCCGTTCAAGTCGGGGCCCGTTAGATGCACTTTCCCCCCTTTCTGTAACCAGACAGAGCTCCATTCATGTTACAACCCCTTGTGAATACGTGGGAGGAAACGGCCCATGAAGCCTTCCCATGGCTCCAGCTTTATGCTGAGTAAATGctgaaaaagaagaatttaTCACCCAAATAGAGATACAGACAGTGTAGGTGCAGTTGGTGAAActttataaaacacatttcaaatggtGAATTTGTTGCTCAATAATTGAATCAAATATCATTGAACCTTTTGTGTCCTGTGTATGTTTGAACCATCCTCTCCCTTCTGTCTCAGACACTTCACTGGAGAGGTATCCTCTTGCTGAGCTCTCATCAGGGGACAACACAGCCACCTGCTTCACAACAGGTCTGGTGTGGGACCTGAGTGTCCTGTCCACCCTCTACCTGCCCACCTCCCAAACAGAGCCCTCCGCCACCCCGGGCCCCCTGGACCTCAGCTCCCCAtccagcctcagcagcagcggcagcagttgcggagaggaggatgaagggcGCACCTCAGACCCCCCCAGCCCCGAGCCCGTCCACACATATGCCCCTCGCCAGCGCATGAAATGCACCGGCGTTATGCCTCACATCAGTCCccccgaggaggaggaggagagagaggcccCCGTCACAGCAGCCAGGCCAGCCTTCCTCTGCAAACACTGCCCCAAAGAGTACACCAGCCTTGGGGCTCTGAAGATGCACATCCGCTCGCACACCCTGCCCTGTGTGTGCACCACCTGTGGAAAGGCTTTCTCCAGGCCATGGCTGCTGCGCGGCCAcatccgcacacacacaggtaaggACCATGCCTAAAGACATTTCACAGCATTGCACCATCATCTGCTAAATGTTCCGCTTTACTGTTGAGTCACGAGTGAGGAAATCAGCgtactgtaaaactgtaaatttgAGTTGCTGTCGCTGTGAGTCAGCAGGTCTTCATCATTTGGGCTGTGAAGTGAGGGGGCAGGATATCCATGACAATCAGTTTGATGAGCTCAACACTTGATCAGCAGACATCATCGCATAGGGAAGCCCTCTGTCGACCCTGCACTCATTGATCAGCCATTGTGTTTAATGTCCCAGCAACAATGACTCGTCAGCTAATTATCTTATCACGGCTGCTGGGGAAGGAGGCAGATTGGGGACACAGGAGTGACAAAAGGCTTAAAGAATGCCTGAAGGCTCTCTGCTATCACTAAGCACTTAGTAGCTGTAGCAACTTGTTAGCAAGCTAATCTCATTTGGCTCTGATTGAATCATGCTAATTCAGTCAGGCTCTGACCCCACCAGCCTGCCATGTGCTTCTTCATTATCttcagaatgtgtgtgtgtgtgtgtgtgtgtgtgcgtacgtgtgAGGTGTTAATGGAAGCCTCTTGTGAACTCAGAGACACCTGACTGTTGTCACTGAGTGAGGACTGCCGTTAAAGCCACATCTAAAGTTTGGCAGTTAAGTTAAATGGCGCAtgtttcctccctttctctgtccaGGTGAGCGCCCATTCTCCTGCCCCCACTGCAACCGGGCCTTCGCGGACCGCTCCAACCTGCGGGCTCATCTGCAGACCCACGCCGAGGTGAAGAAGTACCAGTGTGGCATCTGCTCTCGCACCTTCAGCCGCATGTCGttactgcagaaacacagcTCCTCTGGGTGCTGCTCCACCCCGGTGTGAGACaccacaaagagagacagaggggaccCACTCGGAGCTCAGGGCATTGGAGGGCTAGTGGCCACGGAGAGTGGGTCTATACAAGCCCAGCTGGCCTGTTGACGACCTGCAAGGCCACGAAGAGCACGAAATGGCCTGCTTTAAGAGACCTGGAGGGAGTCGAGCCTTATGATTGGATCTGACTTTACAAGCTGATTAGcttctctgctctgtgaaaaaaaaaaaacatctgaggaGCAGATATTTTTTCCTCCAATCTAGATTGAGGTCTTGAGGCTGGACCAAATCTGAACAGCACGACGCAGACACTCACTTGATATCAGATCCTTTGTTGCTATTGTGCCCATTCCAAAGACCAAATATGTAGTGAACTCATCGGGGTAAGAGGTgttctttcctgtctctgtcctggTGCCGGCCAGCTCAGGATCATGGCCTAGACACAGCTGTTGAGAGGTAGGGGTGCGTGGGTGGAATAAATCTCTCAGCGTgcctcaaaaaacacacacacacacacacacacacacacacacacacacacacacacacacacacacacacaaaagcaaatgcacacacagctgtcccTGGTACTGTGGTGTAGATAGACGAGGTGCTAACAGGTGCTACAGCCGTGACCTTCGCTGGTTGATAGCAGGTGACTTCCACTGCCCTTGGTTTgcttaagaaaaaaagaggaagcatGTCATCACAAAAGAATGGCATCAGTTAGTCTTTTTTCACCAGTGGGGGATCGTTTTAAGCCTCTATTTTGACTACATCCAAACCTTCTCTTTAATCTGATGATTTACAGAGATAGGAAAAGCCGTCTGTTATGTCCCAAGAAGCTTCACTTTGCAGCACCGCTGCGATGCTGTTGACAATGCAAGCCATGCACTCAAGGTTACCACAGTGTTAATAATGACAGCCAAAGCCATATTTTGTTACTTAAATGAATTTGTGCCTTGAAATTGTATTCCTTTTGAAACCAAAAATGTGCCTCTTTTACCTCAGTTAGTATTTGTGGATTGaaagtaaacaacaacacaaaaaccaTTAATTGCAGTATTAGTTGTATTATCGCCAAACAGTTTGAAATGCAAGAAGGCTGGGACCAAAGATTTATAAGGTTTACGCCATGGAGACATGGTTGCCTAATATGTGATCAGAACTGGGACAGTACAAAGATGACTTTTTAACTTTCCTAAAcattttatggtgttttatAGTGCAATGTGCAGATGATGTGTTATTTCAATTTTGTACCATGCTTGTGTGTTCACTTCTATTTCTTGTATGTTGTAactgatacattttcattcaataaagTAATTTATGTTTATTAAAACGTGCTTGTTTGCAttaccattaaaaaaaatccacatgTGCAGTTTTATCTCTTCCTCAGCACAATGTTGGAATGGGTGCAGTCGATTCGTTGGTTGTAAAAAGGTCTGTTTGATTATTAACTGTGCAGCGTCTTGATGTGAGGCGTGGAGGGTGAACTGGCCATTGTGGTGGAGCTGAATTGCAGATGTGCAGGTGCACACGCTGCGTGATGGACGGGAACAACTGATTGCACCTGCTTCCAGTTTCCACCTGCCATCTACTTCTCACTGTCACTGTACAAACACTGCTGaatatgtgagtgtgagtgtgtgtgtttgcgtgtacAGTTAAAAGAGAACTTTGAGTGAAAGTCAACTTCTGTTTTCAATCAAGCCCAAGATTGAACATGAATACATATGTGCTCACCACATCTCTTGAAATGATCTGAAGGTGGAATTCAAGTGGCTATATTGCAGAGTGTGTGGATATCTTTTCCCTCCTCAGGGAGAGTATAacattctcctcttcctcagacaGTGAGTCAGAGTCTGCCCAGACTGGTGCTTTAGGTTCCCATGGCTCCTCCACTCTCAGTCAGTAAGTCAGGCCactagtcagtcagtcagttagctGGTGTGCGTGGGCTGAGGCCCAGCCGGGCCAGCACAGAGTGAGGTAAGCTGTTCCACGGCACAGTTcctttatttccctctgagtCAGGGAAATGTGCTCACAGCTACCAGCCAGGACGGCCACTGCAGCATGTAGCAGTGACTCACCTCACACGCTCTGTACTTCAAACAAAACTGCTTATACAGATTCTCAAACATCTGTGTACGAACACCAACCAGGTCCAATATGGAACTAATGTGAGAGTCCTCGATTGTTGGTTGCTTTGGCCATTATGCTCTCACGTCTTGTACCCAGGATGCTCTTGGATACAACGGCTATTAAAACCTCAGCTGTTGGAGGTTAGCTCAGGACCATTTTGATGATGTCAGCTGGAATGCCCTGAAGTGAGGGTGTTAGCTTGGCTGGCAAAGACAATTGAAACGAGTCCCTCGTGtaaactttactttattctccacttagtttgttgttttgtctttttctggtGGTTTTCATTTGCGTAGTATCTCTCACCACCTGATTTTTGTGGGCTACAGTGATGAGATTCACAATAGATGAGGGGCTTTTGCattgattatatatatttatagattaTAATAGAATATAGAATGGAATAGATAATAGATATaatagatatataatatattatatatattattagatTCGAGAGGTCAACATTTCAGCATGTCgccttcttctgtcttttctcgtCTTATGAGGTCACTAGTGCCGCAGCGACACAGCCTCATGTGGCCAGTATAAACTCACACAACTCCAATCTTTGCTGCATCACAAGTTACTGTACttatttctgcctttttatagagaaatgaaaacacaacatgctcCGCTTCTTGTTCCTTGGGGGGAGCAAGAGGGCCTGGATCTGAAATCTGAGAGCGTTTTCCTGCTGTGTGCTTTACAGTGCCAGAGCACTCACTGTAATTTACCAAAAGTGGCTGCTATTTATGCCATAAAGCATGTGTTTAACATTCCTGAAccccactgtgtttgtgtattccTCGCTCTCTCACTCGCTCGCTCTCTCCCACTCACTCTCTTGCCTGCCTCTACGGCTGTATTTCtatttatgtgcgtgtgtgtgtgtagtgagtgGAAACGGTCCCTACAGAGCAGCAGCCCTTTCCTTCTTCACAGAAGGatcatctctccccctctgaGACAAGGCCGACAGGAAGTGGGAGTTTACATTGGCCTACTTTACCCAAAAAAGCAGCCTGGGTCGAGGAGCTGCAGAGCTCAagtgctgtttctgctgctgctgctgcactttgcCACGACCAGCGCCATGTCCCATCCCCCCATCAGCTGTCCCACCCATGGCTGCTCTTTTAGCCAAGTTTTTCGGGGTGGAGTTGGGTGGCCAGGAACTGTAGAGTGGccttcagtgcagcagcagcagcagttaggGCTCATGGCCTGGGAGACAGGAAGGAGCTGTCAGCATCTCGTAAACAGGACTCATCCTGCACTCATGATACACAAGAGAGAACTCTCCCAGGAAAAGCCTTCAGACACCCACTTTAACTCCAGACTGTGGTTCATTCAATGACCTGCTCGAGATGAACCGTAACATAGACGCTTAATATGCGTAGACTTGTGACTACCACCTGAGAGTCAGTCGCCATTTTACTGACACGTTACAGTCACTTGACAGTAAGCTGATTATCAGCGGTGGGCAATCTAAATAAAGTGTGACCACATCGCTATGTAAAATATAACCTCAGCAGTGTCTGGGGGAATGGAAATGCTTTATGCTTAAGAATAGAAAGACTCTGCAGTTTTGATAGCACTGAAGCTATCATCCTATCCTCAACTGTACTCCCCAAGCACCTCTCACCTCATGTATTACTTCCTTGGCCACCTCCTCCAAGATTAGCACCTCTCAGTGTCTGTCACCTTGCTCGAGAGCACTTCATTACTCTCTAATGTTTTGGTGTTAATGACTTTCCCTGTCTAAGTTTAGTGGGAGTTCTTGTCCCTGGAAGATCTTCTGCCGTGATGTCTCGCTCTTAACACAGTAACCTTTAGAGTAGTGATGTAAATGTCAGAACGCAGAGACACAACTGCTGCATCTGGTAAATAAGAAGGCCAACAGCGGTAACACCACAAGTATGCTTAATGATGGATTTGATCAGGCTGTGGAGTTGCCCCAAGGCTGGATTGGAGAAGTGGTTGGGTGGGTTAGGGGATGGGGGGTAGGGGGTGCATATTAAAGAGTAATGAatcacacactcagtcacaggGTCGCCGGCTATGAATGTGCTCTCTGTTGGTTTTCCTGGAGCCTGGAGTTTACTAACTGATGACGCAGGCTGGACTTGATCAGAGACATGTGTTGCTGCGGACTCGATGCCAGTGAGaagcagagcgagagagaggggagaaggggggagaggTAGAAGGATGGATGGCGCCTGGgctctctgcttttcctctgtgtgtccttCTGGGCATTGCCTCACACTTGGGCTGGTGGGAttggggaggagaaggagggagaaaataaaCCCGACTTCTACCCTGGGACAGGAAACAAGAGATTCTCAGAGAGTATCCTGACCCAGCTTTCTTAACTATCATTACTCCTAAATTCTTGTGTGGCATCTCAGCGAGCTGAGGAAGCAGTGTGTCTGCTGAACACAAAAgcaaccaaaacacattttcttctgaccttaaaagaatgaaaaataaagaaagttaTAATGTGACTAcattaagagtctacagtcatgctagctgCTGTGTGAGTGGACAGAGCGGTGCTTTGAGTGCTAAAAACATCAGCAtactaacatgttcacaatgactAAGCTGgtgtgctgatgtttagcaggtataacgttaaagtaaaaaaaacgtGATGGTGATACTTGATGGTGGTGCGAggtgaaaagttaagggatcatcaaagtgatcacaattcatcctgaggggggcatggatgtgtgtaccaaatttcatggcaatccaatagttgttaaactcacaaatgtcaacctcatggtggcactacagaaaaagtcaggggatcacaaaaGTCATAAGAATTCATCCTCTAGACAtcgtgaatgtctgtacaacattttaattggcaatccatccaatagctgttgagatttTTCGAACAGACCGACACCTatactgctagcatggctaaaaacagagAAAGCCGCCCTCACATGTTAAGCCCATACTTAAGACTCCTCTTCACCTGACAGTGGAGGACATATCACCTGTTTGCCACACTGGAATGCACCTGAGCATATTTTCCCAGACAAGGTGCAAAAGGACGTTGGGCTGTTGCCGGAGGCCTTGACAGAGTATTATGAAAGAGGTAATGTAGATTTGTGCCCACCTGTCAGGACATGTCATGGTGTAACAGTGTGTAAACAGCGTCAGGCAGTGCGATGGGAAACAGATTGTCTCCCCACACTTGTTCTTTACTTTTTGAAGGTTTTGATTTGTTGAAACTTAGAAAGCTGCGCATGAAAGGGAGAAGCACCTACCCGGGCAAGCTGGATCATGCCATGACTAAATGTGTTGCTTACATGAATATCACTGACAAGAAGAGGATTGCTAATTGAGTCATGATAGCGTCCTGTAGCATGTCATTTCCCATGAACAGCCTCACAGGTTCACAGTGTCTTAAAAAGAGGTGGGCATGTTCGGAGCAGGAATAGGAGTTTGGTTTGTCACTGTTGAAGGCCGAGGTGTCGAGTGCCTCCCATTTGCTCCAATGGAGATCAAAGAAAGTTAAGAGTCGACCCAGTGAACACCAGGAACAGATGCATAGCATCAAAACACAGTTACTAAACACCAACAGCTTCATGTTCACACGCTCATACACAGAGTACATATGACAGCTGTCATATTATCATTAATCACCACAcatgctgtcacactgtctCCGACATCcccagatacaaacacacaggcataggtgaacacacaggcacacacactgaggagtGCTCTTCTGTGTGGGAGGCCTACGCAGCAGCTGGTTATGATGGAAAACACTCGGCACTCCCACCGACACCCCACAGGCCGTCCTTGTCATTGTGACGCACCGGGGGCTGCTGATTCCCCAAAGGCTCCGAGGCTCCAGACCTGGAGGAGAGCGATCTGTTCATCAGCGGTCCAGCTTTCAAACAACTCCAACCAAACAGAGAACCAGTTGATTCTGCACAGTCGGTTCCCAAacaatagacacacacacacacaggcgagtAACACTCTCGCAATCCCAAAtctatgcacgcacacacacacacacacacacacacacacacacacacacacacacacaggcacccaGTCCTGCACATGTTGAAGCCATTATCCTGTTGCTTGTTAAGTCATTACTCTATAGCTTGTTATTTTCTCAAGCAAGAGAAAGCAATCTATCCACAAAGGAGTGCTGAGAGATTTGCCACCCGACTGAGCCTTGGGATATGGGAAGTTACCCTGAAATCTGAGGAATGTGGTGAGGTCTAAAACCTAAGGaatagagcaaaaaaaaagtcatcttcTGGAACAGTGAAGCTTCTTTCCCAGAGTCTCCAGGCTGAAGCTGCAGCCAAGACTGTACGAGATGTCCACGGGGAGGGAGTATTATAGACATTACTGATGACAGTGCAGAAAAGTTTCAGTCCACCAATGGGACATGGAGGAACTGACATAGTCTGAGAGCTTTGACATATTCACGGTGGATCTCAGACATCTGGTTTCcatttccctcctctccaaAGACAGTGAGTGCTGGCAGCGGGGCTTTTCAATGAAATCGTCTATTCGACTTCCTGTGCTATCAGTTTAGCATAAGTGCGTGCGCCACAAAGGGCAATGAAAGCGATGCTCAACACATAGGCAGTTATTAAAGTGAACTGCACTGCTTTCctccagggttttttttttagctcccCACCCCCAAGCCCTGACGCCACCCTCAGGGTTTATTAGCAGGAACACCCCATGAGCAGCCATTTTCACAGCATCCTCTCCACTCTGCTCCACACTAGGAAAACCTGCGAACCAACACACTCTCACCACACTGCTAATGAGTGACACATTCCCCCTAGCTCCGCCGCTGACACCTAAGATCAAAGGCCTGGAAGGAGAAGGGGACTGGTTAAAACATTAAACCCAGACCTCCTGATCCCCCATCCACCACCTCCTTGACACCCACGCGATATGTCTGATGGCAGCCAAATGGTGACACACCTGTCCTCTCTACATTTAACACAAGCGGCAGCAGACTGGCTGCCTTGTGCTTCCATTCACGGGACCAATGTCAGGGCAACGTGATGTGTATTCCAGCTGTGTATGATAAAAGATCAGATAACACCATCCAGATATGTTGCATGTCAGTGTGAGCGACATGAATGAGACATTGTGCAGAGCCAAAACTATTCATCTGCACTAAAGACTGTAGGTGGACAGATTAAGGGAGGAAATGGAATTATGGAAACCTGATTGCAAAAGTCTGGATCGACACGGAATCTCTCGCCCCATGATCCCTGCAGTCCTTTTCATTAAATCAATTGCTTCACCCATCCCCGGCTGAAATATTGTCCGAGCAGTTTCCATACTGCTGAAGGGCGTCGAgaacaggagaaggaggaggaggaggacgggggcTAACCAGGGCAAAGGCAGGAAATCCCAGTGCAGCATGAACTATTTTCCTCCATAGTTCCATCAGAACAgctcacagccccccaccccccctcccaccaccaccaccaccgtgaaaaaaacaatccaaaccTCTGTcaggcacacacattcatgtacaCAGTTCACTTGTGGGCCGTTACTCAGCAGTGCTGGGGTTGCGGAGTGGGGATCAAAAGCTTGGGGTTCCCCCTCCATCTCAGTCCAAAGTCCCACTGTGGTTagtccacagacagagaggcaccTTATTTTACACAGAGCCCTCAAATGCCAAAAACACTCAAGTACACAAAAGAAGCAGCACACATGTGCACTGAAAACCTTTCCTGCCACACAAATTCAACACAGGGGGAAAATAATCTGTTGCAAATCGAG is a window of Enoplosus armatus isolate fEnoArm2 chromosome 3, fEnoArm2.hap1, whole genome shotgun sequence DNA encoding:
- the snai1a gene encoding snail family zinc finger 1a, with the translated sequence MPRSFLVKKYFAKQKPNYSELECQNDTSLERYPLAELSSGDNTATCFTTGLVWDLSVLSTLYLPTSQTEPSATPGPLDLSSPSSLSSSGSSCGEEDEGRTSDPPSPEPVHTYAPRQRMKCTGVMPHISPPEEEEEREAPVTAARPAFLCKHCPKEYTSLGALKMHIRSHTLPCVCTTCGKAFSRPWLLRGHIRTHTGERPFSCPHCNRAFADRSNLRAHLQTHAEVKKYQCGICSRTFSRMSLLQKHSSSGCCSTPV